From the Quercus lobata isolate SW786 chromosome 6, ValleyOak3.0 Primary Assembly, whole genome shotgun sequence genome, one window contains:
- the LOC115993757 gene encoding uncharacterized protein LOC115993757: MFNCLYKTILNGEKHITSRSPTPIHKLGFLQNLSLSLKYYVSSTSSQQPFAVSYLINSLGFTPEAALSASRYVQFETPEKADAVVKFLKNHGFSQTQISSLVRRRPVLLKCNPEKTLLPKMEFFSSKGIPSPDLAKMFTGVPDLFRRSLEKHIIPSFDLIKSLLQSEDKTLQAIQRCSGMLIYYLETNVVPNMNTLRDSGMPKSIIISMLKKHPRAFRSNPVLFREAVKEVKEMGFDPLTMKFAKAVHAVRSMSKSTWERKLNVYKKWGWTEDEVSMAFRNDPWCMTVSEEKLTRIMDFLVNKMGMESSLIKKHSLLVSLSLEKRLIPRGLVLQVLLSKSLVKKNFKMHAYFECPEKTFWQKFVMIHEDKASELLKLYKGSLDSSK; the protein is encoded by the coding sequence ATGTTTAATTGTCTCTACAAAACCATTCTAAATGGTGAGAAACACATTACTAGTAGATCTCCAACACCAATTCACAAACTGGGTTTTCTTCAAAACCTATCTTTATCCTTGAAATACTATGTCTCCAGCACTTCAAGTCAGCAACCATTTGCTGTCTCTTACCTCATAAACTCACTTGGGTTCACACCAGAAGCTGCTTTATCAGCTTCCAGATATGTTCAGTTCGAAACCCCAGAAAAAGCAGATGCTGTGGTTAAGTTTTTGAAGAACCATGGGTTCTCTCAAACCCAGATCTCGAGCCTAGTTAGAAGACGCCCAGTACTGCTCAAATGTAATCCTGAGAAAACCCTTTTGCCCAAAATGGAATTCTTTTCCTCTAAAGGGATTCCAAGTCCTGACCTTGCAAAAATGTTTACTGGGGTCCCTGATCTTTTTAGAAGAAGCTTAGAGAAACATATTATCCCTTCCTTTGATTTGATTAAAAGTTTGCTTCAGTCTGAGGATAAGACTCTTCAAGCTATACAGCGATGTTCGGGTATGTTAATATATTATCTTGAAACTAATGTGGTGCCCAATATGAATACATTGAGAGATAGCGGAATGCCCAAGTCGATTATTATTTCTATGCTTAAAAAGCACCCAAGAGCATTCAGGTCTAATCCTGTTCTGTTTAGAGAGGCTGTCAAGGAAGTAAAAGAAATGGGATTTGATCCTTTGACAATGAAGTTTGCCAAGGCAGTACATGCTGTGCGATCAATGAGCAAATCGACATGGGAAAGGAAGCTCAATGTTTATAAGAAATGGGGTTGGACTGAGGATGAGGTTTCTATGGCATTTAGGAACGATCCATGGTGTATGACGGTGTCTGAGGAAAAGCTTACAAGGATAATGGATTTTCTTGTCAACAAGATGGGTATGGAGTCTTCCCTCATTAAGAAACACTCATTACTTGTTTCTTTGAGCTTGGAAAAGAGATTGATTCCTAGGGGTTTGGTTCTTCAAGTTTTGCTATCGAAAAGTTTGGTGAAGAAGAATTTTAAAATGCATGCGTATTTTGAGTGCCCTGAAAAGACATTTTGGCAGAAGTTTGTTATGATTCATGAGGACAAGGCTTCTGAGCTGTTGAAGTTATACAAGGGATCATTGGATTCTTCAAAATGA